In Toxoplasma gondii ME49 chromosome VIII, whole genome shotgun sequence, a single genomic region encodes these proteins:
- a CDS encoding lanp, putative (encoded by transcript TGME49_271810): protein MESAIRERVEHWFAKRGNGEGEEANGAASSASDEEMMKAAGEEMVELILDGRQFKSVSHEASDLLQKLQVLGKFTCNQTGLHSVEGFPVMPSVKTLELTDNHISGGLEALVKSFPNLKRLQLGGNYFRTFEVLEPLKDLCNLEHLGLDMSPISNQSEYRQKVFEMFPRLVVLDSTDKDGKEVEAADSDEEDEEEYDDDEEADTTLKDFYEKDLEDDDEEDEDDFNPDGEEEEDEDFDEEEEEDRLEGEEACEGAEGELEGKKRKNDAGEDENEAVKHARLGDL from the exons ATGGAGTCTGCCATTCGCGAACGCGTTGAACACTGGTTCGCGAAGCGAGGGAACGGGGAAGGTGAGGAGGCAAATGGAgccgcttcttccgcctcaGATGAGGAAATGATGAAGGCTGCCGGGGAGGAAATGGTGGAGCTGATACTCGATGGACGCCAGTTCAAGTCTGTGAGCCACGAAGCGTCCGATCTGCTGCAAAAACTGCAAGTTCTTGGCAAGTTCACGTGCAACCAGACCGGCCTGCACTCCGTTGAAGGCTTCCCGGTCATGCCCAGCGTAAAGACGTTGGAGCTGACCGACAACCACATCTCGGGTGGCCTTGAGGCTCTCGTCAAATCTTTCCCGAACCTCAAGCGACTGCAGTTGGGTGGAAACTACTTCCGCACCTTCGAGGTTCTGGAGCCCCTG AAAGATCTGTGCAACCTCGAGCACTTGGGTTTGGACATGAGTCCCATCAGCAACCAGAGCGAGTACCGGCAGAAGGTTTTTGAGATGTTCCCCCGTCTGGTAGTGCTGGATTCCACTGACAAAGACGGAAAAGAAGTCGAGGCGGCGGACTCCgatgaagaggacgaggaagagt atgacgatgacgaagaagcagatacCACGTTGAAGGATTTCTACGAGAAGGATTTggaggacgacgacgaagaggacgaggatgACTTCAACCcagacggggaagaggaagaagacgaagattTCGACGAAG aagaggaggaggaccGCCTGGAAGGTGAGGAGGCGTGCGAAGGCGCGGAGGGCGAGttggaggggaagaagaggaaaaacgatgctggagaggacgagaacgAGGCAGTGAAACACGCACGCCTGGGCGATCTCTGA